The Rattus rattus isolate New Zealand unplaced genomic scaffold, Rrattus_CSIRO_v1 PGA_scaffold_76, whole genome shotgun sequence genome includes the window AGCCTTGCTGAAGTATAACTGTATAGTGAGCAGGCACAGCTCGATCTCAGCAGAGCTGTGGATGTGGGCTGTAGTTTAAAAAGTGCCCATCCTAGGCTGTCTTCAACCATTCCTCTCTAATATTCAGCCTGTATTAGGGCTGCAAGTGGAATCAGAGACCAGATCACGCAGCTGTTTGCCCAGTTTTCCTCTCGACTTTCAGATCCCCTGGTTCCTGTGAGAGTACTCCAGAAGCTTGTAGAGCATCCATGTTTTGCCAGCAGCTGTGGAAACAGGACTTCTTGAAAGAGACCCCAGCCATTGTGTGGTCTCCAAAGAACCTAGACCTCACCAGTGTTCTGCCTGAGGTCTCATGGGAAGCTGAGCCAGGACATTTGAGCCTGGCCACCCCCCAGTTTTGGATCCTCAGAAGCTAAACAGTTGTTATCTCTCAGCATCTAAGCTCTTGTTGCACGACAATAGGCAATCGTTGAGGGGAGATATCAGGAGAATGACAATTTAGGGCTGACTAGAGGTATGGACAGCAAAGTTATCCAATACCGTCTGGCTTAGATGAAGGTCCAAGTGCTCTGGCAAGCTCAAGTACTTGGTGGGCAGAAGGATGACATATACCACGAAGGTGTAAGAGTCCTGCATCACAACAATATTGGACTTTTCTGCTGAAGTGCTTGTTGTTAAAATACTAGCCCGGGGGCTATCTTTGTGTCCATCCCCTGTGGGTGATCAAACTTAGGCTGCTTGCTACCAGGACCAAACCGCCTGCTACTGTCTCTTTAGAGATGTGTAGCAAGCAGAGGTACAGAAAGGGAAAGTCACGGTTGTCCGTATAGAGGACGAAGGGATAAGTGTGAAGAGTAAGAATGTCCCCCGGCTTGGTCAGCCACTGCTCTTGGAAGTGACACATGGCAAGGACGCTCAGGCCCCCGACACAGGATTACGGTAAATTCCTGCAGAAGTTGTCATTCAGGAATGAGTTCAAGGAAGGACTGAGGCATGAGCtgacatagcccaggctggtgatGGCATAGGAGATACCAATAACCAGGGATGTGTGGGGCAGGCCTGCAGCCAGGGCCAGCACAGGCCAGGTGGAAGGGCATCCAGCAGAGAAAGCACATGACCGACACAGCGAGGGCCTCCCTCTTGGCCTTTCTCAGAACCTTGGTGCCAGAGTGGAGCTTCTTGTTATGAAGTCTGTGTGGCAGGTCCACATAGGACAGGCAGATGATGCACAACAGCACTGCGAAACCGAGAACGAACATGTATGTGTGGCTGGCCTGAAACCAGGCCCACTCTGGCCTCAGGAAACTTAGCCCACAGCTGGGTGCCTGTAACTCATTGCTGTAGATATGGGCAAAGGAACAGAGGGGCAGAACCATGATGGTGACAGCTAGCCGGATACAAAGGCTGGTAACTTCTGCCCCCCTCTGGGTGTGCCTAGGCAATTGGCAAGATTGCACAGTGGCCACACTCGTCACAACCAGGGAGTAGATGCTGGCGATGTAGTAGTCAATGGTCAGCCCCAGTTTGCAGAATGGCTCCCCAAAGAGCCAGTGTTGTATATCAGGTACTCAGTGATGTTGGCTGGCGGCACCATGAGCAATAGCTTGGTTCAGGGTAAACACGTTAGTTACCGTTTTCATCTTCGGTGCCCTCGGGATCACAGAAATGATAGCCAAGTTAGCAGTTAGGCCCACAGCACAGATCATGGAGTATCTGTTGCCAGGCTATGTTGGCAGGAGTTGGCAGGAGCATGTGGAGCACAGTGGCTCCATATAGTAGTTCAGAGAGGGTGATATCGGGCTGGGTATGATTGTCCTTGGACAAATTTGTGCTCATGGTAGTGAGGAAGTTGTTAGTGACTTTGGCTGTTGGAGGACTGTGGGTACTCAGCACCCTGCATCATGGTAGGGCTTTGAGTGGCTTTGTAAATGCttggccccagggagtggcactgttgaggggtgtggtcttgttggagtaggtgtggccttgttggagtaggtgtggtcttgtgggtgtgggctttaatacccttgtcctagctgcctggaagccattattctgctagaagccttcagatgaagacgtagaacccTCAATTCCTCCCGTACCATGTCTGAATGCCGctatgttcctgctttgatgatactggactgaacctctggatctgtaagccagtcccaattaaatgttgtcctttataagagttgccttggtcatggtgtctgttcacagcagtaaaaccctaactaatatagGCTTAGAGACTGATACCTGGGCAGGGGCCTCCTGGGCTGGATTCTGGGAAAGAAACAGTCAGAAATCTACAACAGTGGCCACCTCAAGTTCTCTGAGGTCATTCTATTTACCTTAGCCCTAGGACTGGAGAGAGCCAGGTGGGGCACAGGgttctccttcagcttcttggATGTAGCCCCATTTCCAGGTTCTGCCCATATGAGAGCGGCTGCACCCCTAGGATGCTAAGTGGCCAAGAGCAACCCCACCTACCATCCCCAGTATGCAGTTAAGCAGAAGCAATGCTGTTGCCTATTCGTAGCTGCGCCTTTCAGGTGCTTCTCTGGATACTTTGGATCTAAAAGTTCTTCCCTTCAGGAGCCAAGTCCTCACTCTCCATAGCGCTATGTAAGCACCTGCTTTCCTAGGTGTCCCACTGACCTGACACTGTccagtgccttacagctggaagATGGCGGCCTTGGTGGGCTCTCAGTGTATAGGCAGCTGTGGAATGAAAGGGGAGGTGTGGCCCCTCTCTTCCAGCAGAGGTTTCAGTCATTCTTGGTCAGCTGGGAGGGTGGTTTCTAAGacccacttgcatgcctggtacctcagTCAGTTGGCTTCCCAACCTAGGCCTGGTCACAGGACCACAGATGAgcagggagaggagtggagaaagCTGGGTGTTTGACTGAAGCTCCTGGACGCAAGGACCCCCTCCCTACCCAGCGCTGAACTATGGCACCTGCAGTTGGTGGTCCAGGATTCCATCCACATGTTCCTTGTGCCTGCTCCACCAGcccctgtggtgtgtgtgtgtgtgtgtgtgtgtgtatgtgtgtgtgttaggatttTGCTGATTATTAATCACTCAGGTAAGTCACAGATGGGTAGCTGAgagatgtgttttttttcccacttgtgtgtctgtctattGAGAAGGCACACACAGGGGCTTCTGGACTCTAAGAGTATTTATGATTCTGTCTGGAGGCACTAGGGACCTGTATACCGTTGTCTGTGTACATGCATCTTGGTAGATCTCacgcctcctcctcttcctcctcctcctttttttgtgttgtttttctttttgtgtgggGAAtggtcagggtttctctgtgtgtaaccttggctgtcctagatcttgttctgtagaccagggtggttttgaacttacagagatccacctgcctctgcctcctgagtgctaggattaaagaagTAAACTACTCCTGCCTACTTCTAAGCAGGCACATGATGTGGACATTCCCTGTATGAGTGGgtccatgtctgcttgcatggGGTTTCTGAAGTTAACTCTGCACTACATCTgaaggagtctgtgtgtgtctttgtataaaTATTGGTCTGGAGGACCGCTTGCCTCGTACGAAGTCAAATGTTGATCATAGACAGCCtatctctgtctatgtcttttaCCAGCCatgagaagccatggagaaaggCATTTGCTCCTACACTGGCTCCCTTATCTGTGGCACTCAGTGAAACTACTCAAAGCCAAGACCTTCTCTATATTCCTAGCATACTTTCTCCCTGAGTGCGAACTGTTCAGTCATTCCTACTCACGAACAGCAGGGCTGCCTCTCTGGCTGTGCTTTGGTAGCAGTATTGTGTTGAAGATGAGCTACCAGTTTgttttggggtattttttttctttgtacacATACCTATGGTGGTGGGGCAGGGGAAAGATGGGGTAGTTTGTTTTCAGCCTGGGGGGATGTGACTGCCCATTGAGGCTATGCCCAGTGTCTCCTGGGGTACAAAGCCATCACCCCATACCCACAGGTCGGCTTCTTCTGTGAATTACTCTCCCAAGTCATTTtgttccatgttttttttttttctgagctgggtcAGGATAGGAGTTTGGACAATGACCCCGAGTGCCTCGCTCCAAGTTACCGAGCCTGAGTTATGTTAAGGAATACCAGGTGGGAGCAGTCATGGATACTTTCTGTGGACGCTGCACTCAAAAGTGGATCAGCATTGGTTAGTAGGTCTGTAGGTATTTCTGGAGAAGCATTTTACTTAGAGAGACTGAGGCCCCTGAGGTCAACCAACAGTCATGGTCAGCAACTATGAGGAAAGTCTTTATTAAGCGGAATTTAATGAGCTGGGGGTTGCTTGTGGGATAAAACAGAGGTATTGGTTCTTCCACTGGCAAAAGGGGGCGGTTAGGTCTTCTGCTTTGTGTCCTGCGTCTTCCTCCCCCTGAATCTTGTCAGTTCAGAGCTGGCCAGTGCTCTCTGTTGTCATCATTACTGGCAAAGGCAGATATCCTTTACTTCCCTCCTTGCTCAACTTTACGCACCCTAAACACCTCACTCCTCACCTTTCCCCACAGCTCGTTGTTCTAGGTAAATCATTCCCTCCAGTCCAAGAGGGGAGTGGTATTAGAACGCATTCTCGAGGTTATAGAATCCTCTCTCGTCTTCCCACTAGACTCCTGACTCCCTTTAGCTAACTCTTTCCACCTCACCAGTAGTCAGCCCAGTATAAAAGTCCCCCCCAGACTTCTTTCCTCCTGAGCCTGGCTTGGGGAGTGCCCTGGCTCCTCACCAAGCCTGTCCTcttggaagggggtggggaggaggaacaagTGTGGTCATGGGTGCCCTGTGAGGACAAGAAGGGATGGGGCTGGGAATGGTGTGGATTGGGATACTGAGGGTATCAAATGTAGGATCTAAGCTGTCGCAGCCCTTAGGCTGAGGCTGCTGTGGGTGCCTCATCCTGGCACAGGTCCACATGTGTGGAGACCCCAgatgccccctttcccctctagtCACACCTCACCTGTGGCCTCTGCAGCTTGGCAGCTGTCTGTGTAGCCCTTACACTTGGGCTAAGAGAGCTGCTTTGTTCTGCTTGGCGCGGCATTGTCCCAGAGGAAAGCTTTGCTTCATGAAAGGATTTTCACTTTCAGAAATGAATTGGTCTTTGCAGCCTGTTGGGTGTGAGGGggagaggctgtggagggagCCAGGTGTCAGCTgtacagggtgggggtggggaaatgcCCTGCAGTGACAACCAGACTTGCAGGAAGTGCTGGGGCGGGATTGGGAGGATAGGGAGGTCGGGTGTGTGGTGGGTTAAGAGTCTGGATACTGTAGGCTTGCATCTGGGTctcatgcatatatgtgtttgtctCTGGGCTCCGGAGAGGTGGCCTTCAAAGGAtagggggaagaagagggtgtGACACCTGGCTGTTTGTATGAGTTAGGAACAGAGATAGCGGTCAGCAACAGGAAAGCTCAATTGTAGGGCTTTAtcctttgtgatggtttgaatatgggtggtccagggagtggcactattaggaagtgtagctttgctggagtaggtgtgtcactgtgggcgtgggcctTAATACCCTCattttagctgcctggaagtcattattctgctagcagccttcagatgaacatgtagaactctcagctcctcctgtaccatgcctgaatgctgctatgttcctgccttgatgatactgtaCTGAACCTCTGgatctgtaagccagtcccaattaaatgttgtcctataagagttgccttggtcgtggtgtctgttcctACAATAAAACCCTGATAAGACATCCTCATTGTCATTTCATATAGTTGTGGCAGTCAACCTCCGTCTACTGTTACCAGGCACCTGGAGGTCCTACTATCTCCATAGAAGCAAACCAAGACAGAAATTGGTGGAGGAGGAGGTTTTATTTTCTGGGCTTGGGGAAATGGAGTAGAGATAATGCATCTCtcctttatacatttatttttattttctctatggcTTTTAATCTGTTCTGTTACAGTagtgaaaaataagtaaaaaggaaagaaaaggatatgAGTGCTATGGGGTacggtggaggagaaagtttattataggtAAGCGGgagggcagaggtagaggcaTGTGTCCCAGACACATTTGGGAGAATGGATTCTAGAGAATCCATGAccctgaggaaagaaagaagaggaaggagaggagagagggggtaCCATGAACAACAGCCAAGAGAGCAAAGGTAGAAAAGgagtggataataaaaatgtcctGGTTATATAGAGAAGAACCTCAGGGGACAGGCGGCtcagccctgggctggagagttcagggtaaaGGGCAGCATATGCCAACCAGACCCTGAAACAGGAaggggctgagggatgctgggagaacctgtcaggtctgctttgatgtgcACCTCAGCTGTTTTTCTCAGGTTTGAAAGTTAGCAAGTAGAAGTCTACCTGAGCACATACAGATACGGGGCTTGTTTCTCTAAGTGAGTAAATAAAGTCTTCACCCTAGGCAGACACAAGCAACTCACAGTCAGCTTCACTACAAAAGTAGACcaccatttctgtctctgtctgtctctctgtctctgtctctgtctctctcttgttttttgttttgttttgttttttgagacatggtttctctgttttccctggctgtactggaactcactctgtagaccaggctggctaagaactcagagatctgcctgcctctgcctcccgaatgctgggattaaaggtgtcagcCAATCACTTGCTGCCATGTTCTTAAGGAAGCTGAGAAAGACTATTTGTAAAGCAGGGGAGTGGGGTGGCCCTTGTTTGTGCACAGGTTCTGGGATGTCCACAGTCTTTACTCTGCCAGAATTCAGCTGCCCAGGAAGAGGTTGGGAACCCTTGGTGTTTGACACTTTGTGAAAATAGTTTAAGTCTGGTGAGATCAGGGCTAAGGAGAGCTCTGCTGAGTCATGAGGCTGTGTGGGCAGCTTCAAGTTCAACAAGCAGGAGGCAAGGCCACCTGGTTTGGTGGACTCTGAGGCCTCTCCCTGGCTTTCAGGTCTCAAAGCTGGGGATTAAAGGCTGGT containing:
- the LOC116889744 gene encoding LOW QUALITY PROTEIN: neuropeptides B/W receptor type 2-like (The sequence of the model RefSeq protein was modified relative to this genomic sequence to represent the inferred CDS: inserted 2 bases in 1 codon; substituted 1 base at 1 genomic stop codon), giving the protein MPRQAEQSSSLSPSVRATQTAAKLQRPQPGNRYSMICAVGLTANLAIISVIPRAPKMKTVTNVFTLNQAIAHGAASQHHXVPDIQHWLFGEPFCKLGLTIDYYIASIYSLVVTSVATVQSCQLPRHTQRGAEVTSLCIRLAVTIMVLPLCSFAHIYSNELQAPSCGLSFLRPEWAWFQASHTYMFVLGFAVLLCIICLSYVDLPHRLHNKKLHSGTKVLRKAKREALAVSVMCFLCWMPFHLAXVLALAAGLPHTSLVIGISYAITSLGYVSSCLSPSLNSFLNDNFCRNLP